The Mesotoga infera nucleotide sequence TTCTTGAGCTCCTTCGCAACCAGCATTAGTGTAACGCTGTCATAGTACTCACCTTTCACAACCTCTATTCTCTTCATTGGAACCTCCATCAGAAAACTTCACAGCTAGAGTAGTCTCAAATCGTAAGATTACTTCAAACAGTCTTTCTGTATCAAACCTAATAGATTCCACTCTGTTCAAGACCGCACGCTAATCCTGCAAGCCAGGCCTTTCCCGACAAATGGCCCCAGTCAACGATTCTTCCTGTCTTCTCGAGGACCCTGGCGACATCATCTTCTGCAAGTGCACTGGCCAGCTCAATCCCCCTCTTCCAAAACTTCCCGTCGAGAGCATCTCTTATCATCTCGGATGAGAACCATTCTGTCTTTCTGCCAAGCGTATTGCGATCAATTCCCAATTCACTGTTATCCTTGCCGGTGAGT carries:
- a CDS encoding DUF2877 domain-containing protein, translating into PGSPKGKWKDLWLEWLEFLEEEEFANLLNEIDRPEKMIGLGPGSTPAGDDLIVGLVMAFRLTGKDNSELGIDRNTLGRKTEWFSSEMIRDALDGKFWKRGIELASALAEDDVARVLEKTGRIVDWGHLSGKAWLAGLACGLEQSGIY